In a single window of the Anguilla rostrata isolate EN2019 chromosome 6, ASM1855537v3, whole genome shotgun sequence genome:
- the LOC135257875 gene encoding myb/SANT-like DNA-binding domain-containing protein 4, translated as MMSSIAKIAKREEPISFWEMCSIDGSTEVFNKVKHTLIMKAPLLSNGSQMDVKRKQNWTVEETVMLVEEVEAKKEIIKGKFSPTLTSRHKKEVWKQIADSINASFSSTIRSPQECEKKWYNVLSKAHQEISTVKKATSGTGGGPAPKPLSAVAEVVLHILGENNATISGVGDCQDAALLKLQAVVSNVDENTISSPHELPVELPGPSGIPSPAAGPEPRLPEPPLATATPRLNPDEVEDMDALR; from the exons ATGATGTCATCAATTGCCAAAATTGCTAAGAGAGAAGAACCAATCAGCTTTTGGGAAATGTGTTCTATTGATGGGTCAACAGAAGTTTTCAATAAAGTTAAACACACCCTCATTATGAAAGCTCCCTTGTTGTCTAATGGTAGTCAAATGGATGTGAAAAGAAAGCAGAATTGGACTGTGGAAGAAACGGTGATGTTGGTAGAGGAGGTGGAGGCAAAGAAGGAAATAATTAAGGGAAAATTTAGCCCCACACTTACAAGTCGACACAAAAAAGAAGTTTGGAAGCAGATCGCAGACAGCATTAATGCGAGCTTCTCCTCCACCATTCGGAGTCCACAGGAATGCGAAAAGAAATGGTACAatgttttatccaaagcgcatCAGGAAATCTCCACTGTCAAGAAGGCAACATCTGGCACTG gtgGAGGTCCTGCGCCTAAACCTTTAAGCGCAGTGGCAGAAGTAGTTCTCCACATCCTTGGAGAAAACAATGCCACAATCAGTGGAGTGGGTGACTGTCAGGATGCTGCACTACTCAAACTGCAGGCCGTAGTAAG taaTGTAGATGAAAACACCATCTCGTCCCCTCATGAGCTGCCTGTGGAGCTTCCAGGACCATCTGGCATTCCCTctccagcagcaggcccagagCCCCGGCTCCCTGAGCCCCCACTGGCCACTGCCACTCCACGGCTCAACCCGGACGAGGTGGAGGACATGGATGCACTGCGGTGA